From the Candidatus Omnitrophota bacterium genome, the window TACCAGGGATTGCATACCGGACTGCACAAAATCATAGCTCCTACAAGCTGAAACGTCCATCGCATCCGCCGCTCAGTGGAAGCCTCTTTTTCTCGTATAAATCTATACATTAAGAAGATAAAAAGGCCGAAGAAACATCCCAATAGAATCGCCTTAGCGACGAAAAAGGCATCGAAAGCGCAATCGACTCCCGCGATGGAGAACAGCCGCCGCCCCGTTCCCCATTCTGGAAGCCCCAGCCGCGACAATGTCCATTCCAACCCGGCAACGAGGCCGCTGTTGCTTTCCCAATAATTGGCGAATGCGGCAGCGCTTTTCAATGAATGGCCGACCACTCCGAAAAAGGGAAAAATCAAAATCGCCGTCGTCCCAATCCAGATCAGCCACGCTTTCCAAGGCCATTTTTTCGTCCAGAAAGGGAGAAGCAGCGCGGGGAAAATCTTCATCAGCCCCGCGCTGGCGAAAGCGGCGGCGGAGCGGCGGGGGTAGGATGCCAACGAGAACAATATACCTAAAAATAAGCCCGATAAGGCGATGCCGTCGCAATGAAGCGTGTTGATATATTCCTTCAAAACCAAAGGCGACCAGGCGTAATACGCTACGAAAACAGGAGGCATGGCCAAGCGCCGCAATAGCAGAATCAGCGCAGCGATCAGCGCGAAATCGAAGAATAGGACTACGAAACGCCAACCATAGATCGACAACGGCGCCATCAGCGACGAAACGCCGAACAGAATTTGCGCGAAAGGCGGGTAGATGGTGTGGAGGTCGGGATTGTTGACTTCTTCGAGAACGGCGCGGGCTTTATCGTATTTCCTCGTTTCATCCACGATCCGCCGCAGTTTAGGATCGTCTTGCGGAATGGAAGGATCAGATTCCACGGCGCGGATGATTTGCGCC encodes:
- a CDS encoding glycosyltransferase 87 family protein, which produces MTDRASFHWRGAAMALLTGFLSFFSFFADPEGEPSQIRWLLLVLGAMSLFYLLAALTAARTNSGVKLRDVLFWAAIFRLLLLPSLPILETDYYRYLWDGYVLTKGVNPYRYSPAQIIRAVESDPSIPQDDPKLRRIVDETRKYDKARAVLEEVNNPDLHTIYPPFAQILFGVSSLMAPLSIYGWRFVVLFFDFALIAALILLLRRLAMPPVFVAYYAWSPLVLKEYINTLHCDGIALSGLFLGILFSLASYPRRSAAAFASAGLMKIFPALLLPFWTKKWPWKAWLIWIGTTAILIFPFFGVVGHSLKSAAAFANYWESNSGLVAGLEWTLSRLGLPEWGTGRRLFSIAGVDCAFDAFFVAKAILLGCFFGLFIFLMYRFIREKEASTERRMRWTFQLVGAMILCSPVCNPWYIAWCVPFLCFYPSAAWIYLSLSSFVYYSYFLSDPWGFPAWSRALEYGPFFLLWLWEAWRKKQ